A section of the Arabiibacter massiliensis genome encodes:
- a CDS encoding SufD family Fe-S cluster assembly protein has protein sequence MAVDLSPIDESLLAEIANIHGMPKGAFNIRKDGQLVERHSSANIEISTKTDHPGIDIRIKAGTRGETVYIPVIVTQAGLKDVVYNTFYIEDDCDVTIVAGCGIHNESHQASEHDGIHTFYCGKNSHVKYVEKHYGEGTGTGERILNPVTNVVMEENSSCEMELTQLRGVSSTVRDTNAELGANAKLVLTEKLLTHDDQVATSNMKIELKGDDSSVQVISRSVAQDNSKQVFNPLVIGEAACRGHVQCDAIIMGTAKVTAIPGIEAASEDALLVHEAAIGKIAGDQIVKLMTLGLTEEEAEQEILEDFLN, from the coding sequence ATGGCTGTCGACCTGTCCCCCATCGACGAGAGCCTGCTCGCCGAGATAGCGAACATCCACGGCATGCCGAAAGGCGCGTTCAACATCCGCAAGGACGGCCAGCTCGTCGAGCGCCACTCGTCCGCGAACATCGAGATATCCACCAAGACCGACCACCCCGGCATCGACATCCGCATCAAAGCCGGCACGCGCGGCGAGACGGTGTACATCCCCGTCATCGTGACGCAGGCGGGCCTCAAGGACGTCGTGTACAACACGTTCTACATCGAGGACGACTGCGACGTGACCATCGTGGCCGGCTGCGGCATCCACAACGAGAGCCACCAGGCCTCCGAGCACGACGGCATCCACACGTTCTACTGCGGCAAGAACTCCCACGTGAAGTACGTGGAGAAGCACTACGGCGAGGGCACTGGCACCGGCGAGCGCATCCTCAACCCCGTGACCAACGTGGTGATGGAGGAGAACTCGAGCTGCGAGATGGAGCTCACGCAGCTGCGCGGCGTGTCGTCCACCGTGCGCGACACGAACGCGGAGCTCGGCGCGAACGCGAAGCTGGTGCTCACCGAGAAGCTACTCACGCACGACGACCAGGTGGCCACGTCGAACATGAAGATCGAGCTCAAGGGCGACGACTCAAGCGTGCAGGTGATCTCGCGCTCGGTGGCGCAGGACAACTCGAAGCAGGTGTTCAACCCGCTCGTCATCGGCGAGGCGGCGTGCCGCGGGCACGTGCAGTGCGACGCCATCATCATGGGCACGGCGAAGGTGACGGCCATCCCCGGCATCGAGGCCGCCAGCGAGGACGCGCTGCTGGTGCACGAGGCCGCCATCGGCAAGATAGCCGGCGACCAGATCGTGAAGCTCATGACGCTCGGCCTCACCGAGGAGGAAGCCGAGCAGGAGATCCTGGAAGACTTCCTCAACTAG
- the larC gene encoding nickel insertion protein has translation MTVLHWDLRESATRAALLEQTLAALPAEARERVEAAAAAAGVPEGHHHDLGEVLATIDALAASSRVKDDLRGVYRILAEAEAAAHGCAVEETHFHEVGNGAGIANALRLCLAVEAADPDEIVATRVQTGCGTVQCAHGELPIPAPATAAIIARGIPVCEHTLPGERCTPTSAALILHFANRFEA, from the coding sequence ATGACGGTTCTGCACTGGGATCTGAGGGAGTCGGCCACGCGGGCGGCGCTGCTCGAGCAGACGCTCGCGGCGCTCCCGGCTGAAGCGCGCGAGCGCGTGGAGGCGGCGGCTGCGGCGGCGGGCGTGCCCGAGGGGCATCATCACGACCTGGGCGAGGTGCTCGCCACCATCGACGCTCTCGCGGCGAGCAGCCGCGTGAAGGACGACCTGCGCGGCGTCTACCGCATCCTCGCCGAGGCTGAGGCGGCGGCGCACGGCTGCGCGGTGGAGGAGACGCACTTCCACGAGGTGGGAAACGGCGCCGGCATCGCGAATGCGTTGCGCCTCTGCCTGGCCGTGGAGGCCGCCGATCCCGACGAGATCGTCGCCACGCGCGTGCAGACGGGTTGCGGAACCGTGCAGTGCGCCCACGGCGAGCTTCCCATCCCCGCGCCCGCGACGGCCGCTATCATCGCGCGCGGCATCCCCGTCTGCGAACATACGCTTCCCGGCGAGCGCTGCACCCCCACGAGCGCCGCCCTCATCCTCCACTTCGCCAACCGCTTCGAGGCGTAG
- the larB gene encoding nickel pincer cofactor biosynthesis protein LarB — translation MEQRELRELLERVAAGEEPVEEAERALRVAPFTELGYATVDHHRGVRQGVSEVLYGAGKTAEQIAGICRALVEGGQERVLVTRLDADKAAEVERLLAAPCHPERSGEACTPCHPERSGEAAESKDPVRRQPFPLPFSYRELPRLGILGEAPAPDGNGSVVIAAAGTSDLPVAEEAAVTAEMLGNDVVRLYDVGVAGIHRLLAHADDIAAASVVVAVAGMEGALASVVGGLASCPVIAVPTSVGYGASFGGVAALLAMLNSCASGVSVVNIDNGFGAGYQAHLINHVKARTA, via the coding sequence ATGGAGCAACGAGAGCTGCGCGAGCTGCTCGAGCGGGTGGCTGCGGGCGAGGAGCCAGTGGAGGAGGCCGAGCGGGCCCTGCGCGTGGCGCCGTTCACGGAGCTCGGCTACGCCACGGTGGACCATCATCGCGGCGTGAGGCAGGGCGTGTCGGAGGTGTTGTACGGCGCGGGCAAGACGGCCGAGCAGATCGCCGGCATCTGCCGCGCGCTCGTGGAGGGCGGGCAGGAGCGCGTCCTCGTCACGCGCCTCGACGCCGACAAAGCCGCCGAGGTGGAGCGCCTGCTCGCGGCCCCCTGTCATCCTGAGCGGAGCGGTGAAGCCTGCACCCCCTGTCATCCTGAGCGGAGCGGCGAAGCCGCGGAGTCGAAGGATCCCGTGCGGCGCCAGCCGTTCCCCCTCCCGTTCTCATATCGCGAGCTGCCGCGCCTCGGCATCCTGGGGGAGGCTCCCGCGCCCGACGGCAACGGCTCCGTGGTGATCGCGGCGGCCGGCACGAGCGACCTTCCCGTGGCCGAGGAGGCCGCCGTGACCGCCGAGATGCTCGGCAACGACGTCGTGCGCCTCTACGACGTGGGCGTGGCCGGCATCCACCGGCTGCTCGCGCACGCGGACGACATCGCGGCCGCGAGCGTGGTGGTGGCCGTGGCCGGCATGGAGGGCGCGCTTGCCAGCGTGGTGGGCGGGCTCGCATCGTGCCCGGTCATCGCCGTACCCACGAGCGTCGGCTACGGCGCGAGCTTCGGCGGCGTGGCGGCGCTGCTGGCCATGCTCAACTCCTGCGCCTCGGGCGTGTCCGTCGTGAACATCGACAACGGCTTCGGTGCGGGCTACCAGGCGCACCTCATCAACCATGTGAAAGCGAGGACGGCATGA
- a CDS encoding transporter substrate-binding domain-containing protein, whose amino-acid sequence MKRMKRLATCGLAVVCAAALLAVLAGCSSKEGYVPPEKEPTLSSPTIGKDGTLRVGVNADSAPLAGQPNSSSKIIGIDVDIAAALADSFGLKLEIVDVGADPAAALTEERVDIVLGIDKSDTEATFWKSEAYLPTGVALFAATADAAVPTNATAPAIAAQVSSKSAWAVTNEFDQGAITTTDDLKGAFAALESGQVQYVAADAVIGAYAAHNAGDEVHVVALMQQPSGYCAGVLDSKADLKQAVSDALATLTGNGIISVIETKWLGIALDLSTVPLTEGATANKAAATAEPPATPAAEGDAAAEGEGKTPAESELEAGGNAVQPEDVAV is encoded by the coding sequence ATGAAGCGTATGAAGAGGCTCGCGACCTGCGGTTTGGCGGTTGTGTGCGCGGCGGCTCTGCTCGCTGTGCTGGCAGGATGCTCGTCGAAGGAGGGCTATGTTCCGCCCGAGAAGGAGCCCACGCTCTCCTCGCCGACCATCGGCAAGGACGGCACGCTGCGCGTCGGCGTGAACGCGGACAGCGCGCCTTTGGCCGGGCAGCCCAACAGCTCCTCCAAGATCATCGGCATCGACGTGGACATCGCCGCCGCGCTGGCGGACAGCTTCGGGTTGAAGCTCGAGATCGTGGACGTGGGCGCCGATCCCGCGGCCGCGCTCACGGAGGAGCGCGTCGACATCGTGCTCGGCATCGACAAGTCCGACACCGAGGCGACGTTCTGGAAATCCGAGGCCTACCTGCCCACGGGCGTGGCCCTGTTCGCGGCTACGGCGGACGCTGCAGTGCCGACGAACGCCACGGCCCCCGCGATCGCCGCGCAGGTGTCCTCGAAGAGCGCCTGGGCCGTGACCAACGAGTTCGACCAGGGCGCCATCACCACCACCGACGACCTGAAGGGCGCGTTCGCCGCGCTTGAGTCCGGTCAGGTGCAGTACGTGGCGGCCGACGCCGTCATCGGCGCCTACGCCGCACACAACGCCGGCGACGAGGTGCACGTCGTGGCGCTCATGCAGCAGCCGAGCGGCTACTGCGCCGGCGTACTCGACAGCAAGGCCGACCTCAAGCAGGCGGTGTCCGACGCGCTCGCCACGCTCACCGGCAACGGCATCATCTCGGTCATCGAGACGAAGTGGCTCGGCATCGCGCTCGACCTGTCGACGGTGCCGCTCACCGAGGGCGCGACGGCGAACAAGGCCGCTGCTACCGCCGAGCCGCCTGCGACGCCTGCGGCGGAGGGCGACGCCGCTGCGGAAGGCGAAGGCAAGACGCCTGCCGAGAGCGAGCTCGAGGCCGGCGGCAACGCGGTGCAGCCGGAAGACGTCGCCGTGTAA
- a CDS encoding ComF family protein codes for MLPSMAAVLERATRSPAPARPVLGRVRREAGLYGRAAAEAVAETLWPTRCAVCDEPGEVLCARCRMMLPHLDWWRACPRCGAPFGRVQCSECNPVVLGASGLDEPPFDGCASAVVYGDDAARVVRTWKDSSERRLVEEMAGLMALVAVPAWLEGRPAVVPVPATSAALRRRGFDHGADLARATAERLGLDVAPLLARPRSRDQRALARRGRIANMEGRFLALPGADAPEAAIIVDDVYTTGSTLFAATQAVRAAGARRVYGLTFARVW; via the coding sequence ATGCTCCCTTCCATGGCCGCCGTCCTCGAAAGAGCAACCCGATCCCCCGCGCCCGCCCGTCCGGTGCTCGGACGCGTGCGGCGCGAAGCCGGGCTCTACGGGCGCGCCGCCGCCGAGGCCGTGGCCGAGACGCTGTGGCCCACGCGCTGCGCCGTGTGCGACGAGCCCGGGGAGGTGCTCTGCGCCCGCTGCCGCATGATGCTTCCCCACCTCGACTGGTGGCGCGCCTGCCCCCGCTGCGGCGCGCCGTTCGGGCGCGTGCAGTGCAGCGAGTGCAACCCCGTCGTGCTGGGCGCGTCGGGCCTGGACGAGCCGCCCTTCGACGGCTGCGCGAGCGCGGTGGTGTACGGCGACGACGCGGCGCGCGTGGTGCGCACGTGGAAGGATTCGAGCGAGCGTCGGCTCGTCGAGGAGATGGCCGGGCTCATGGCGCTCGTCGCGGTGCCGGCGTGGCTCGAAGGGCGGCCGGCGGTCGTGCCGGTGCCGGCCACGTCGGCGGCGCTTCGGCGGCGCGGGTTCGATCACGGGGCGGACCTGGCGCGCGCGACGGCCGAGCGCCTGGGGCTGGACGTCGCTCCCCTGCTCGCGCGCCCGCGCAGCCGCGACCAGCGCGCGCTCGCCCGGCGCGGCCGCATCGCCAACATGGAGGGCCGCTTCCTCGCGCTGCCGGGAGCGGACGCGCCCGAGGCGGCGATCATCGTGGACGACGTGTACACCACGGGCTCGACGCTCTTCGCCGCCACCCAGGCCGTGCGCGCGGCGGGCGCGCGGCGGGTATACGGCCTGACGTTCGCCCGCGTCTGGTGA
- a CDS encoding glycosyltransferase family 2 protein, with amino-acid sequence MLDQFFSQISFIDVFNFCVFITFTICYTYQLYYVFVVLTRKPKTLEAKRNHKFAVVVSARNESAVIGDLIHSIKVQNYPQELIDVFVIADNCTDNTAQVAREAGAVVFPRHNDKEVGKGYALDYGFQCIRSQYADAGYEAYFVFDADNVLDVNYFREMNKTYDNGAKASTSYRNSKNYDSNWISAGYAVWFLREAKFLNQARLTLNTSCAVSGTGFFIAADIIERHGGWKWHLLTEDIEFSTNSILEGVRISYTPTAILYDEQPITFRDSWNQRFRWAKGFYQVFWHYGARLAKGVVTNPKGSRFACYDMLMTIAPGMLLTIVSVLFNGIIIALALTGMMSTGVMIASSVSSIFFCLFNYLVFMFMFGVLTTFVEWDSIRSTTAKKVRYMFTFPIFMLTYIPIALVALVRKCNWKPIRHSISVDVAELSDAASAKQQRERIL; translated from the coding sequence GTGCTAGACCAGTTTTTCTCGCAGATCTCGTTCATAGACGTGTTCAACTTCTGCGTGTTCATCACGTTCACGATCTGCTACACCTACCAGCTGTATTACGTGTTCGTGGTGCTCACGCGCAAGCCGAAGACGCTCGAGGCGAAGAGGAACCACAAGTTCGCCGTCGTGGTGTCGGCGCGCAACGAGAGCGCCGTCATCGGCGACCTCATCCACTCCATCAAGGTGCAGAACTACCCGCAGGAGCTCATCGACGTGTTCGTCATCGCCGACAACTGCACGGACAACACGGCCCAGGTGGCGCGCGAGGCCGGCGCCGTCGTGTTCCCGCGCCACAACGACAAAGAGGTGGGGAAGGGCTACGCGCTCGACTACGGCTTCCAGTGCATCCGCTCGCAGTACGCCGACGCCGGCTACGAGGCCTACTTCGTGTTCGACGCCGACAACGTGCTCGACGTGAACTACTTCCGCGAGATGAACAAGACCTACGACAACGGCGCGAAGGCCTCCACCAGCTACCGCAACTCCAAGAACTACGACTCCAACTGGATCAGCGCCGGCTACGCGGTGTGGTTCCTGCGCGAGGCGAAGTTCCTCAACCAGGCGCGCCTCACGCTGAACACGAGCTGCGCGGTGTCGGGCACGGGCTTCTTCATCGCCGCCGACATCATCGAGCGCCACGGCGGCTGGAAGTGGCACCTGCTCACCGAGGACATCGAGTTCTCCACGAACAGCATCCTGGAGGGCGTGCGCATCAGCTACACGCCCACGGCCATCCTCTACGACGAGCAGCCCATCACGTTCCGCGACTCGTGGAACCAGCGCTTCCGCTGGGCCAAGGGCTTCTACCAGGTGTTCTGGCACTACGGCGCGCGCCTGGCGAAGGGCGTGGTCACCAACCCCAAGGGCTCGCGCTTCGCGTGCTACGACATGCTGATGACCATCGCGCCGGGCATGCTGCTCACCATCGTGAGCGTGCTGTTCAACGGCATCATCATCGCGCTCGCGCTCACCGGCATGATGTCCACGGGCGTGATGATCGCCTCCTCCGTGTCGTCCATCTTCTTCTGCCTGTTCAACTACCTGGTGTTCATGTTCATGTTCGGCGTGCTCACCACGTTCGTCGAGTGGGACTCCATCCGCTCCACCACGGCGAAGAAGGTGCGCTACATGTTCACCTTCCCCATCTTCATGCTCACCTACATCCCCATCGCGCTCGTGGCCCTCGTGCGCAAGTGCAACTGGAAGCCCATCAGGCACAGCATCTCGGTGGACGTCGCCGAGCTCTCCGACGCCGCCAGCGCCAAGCAGCAGCGCGAGCGCATCCTGTAG
- the ahcY gene encoding adenosylhomocysteinase — protein MPENHDIKDIALADAGLARIMWADRDMPVLARIRERFERERPLAGVRIGACMHVTTETANLMRALVASGAQVTLCASNPLSTQDDTAASLVRDFGVDVFAVAGEDADTYNRHIEAVIATNPQIIMDDGADLDTALHTTHRDKLENVVGGTEETTTGVVRLAAMAAEGALAYPVFNINDANTKHCFDNHYGTGQSTLDGIVRATNRLLCGRTIVISGYGYCGSGLALRARGMGMRVIVCEVDPLKALEAHMEGYEVMPAAEAARFADVWVTVTGNCKVVDAPAFENMKDGAIVCNSGHFDSEINLVWLEEHAVKKQELKPLVEEYTLPDGRTVIVLAQGRLVNLSCAEGHPASVMDMSFANQALAAEYLYLHAGELENKVYDVPAEIDDGVARVKLETLDIRIDTLTEEQIKYMNSWNFAEV, from the coding sequence ATGCCCGAGAACCACGACATCAAAGACATCGCCCTGGCCGACGCCGGCCTTGCCCGCATCATGTGGGCCGACCGCGACATGCCCGTGCTCGCCCGCATCCGCGAGCGCTTCGAGCGGGAGCGCCCCCTCGCGGGCGTGCGCATCGGCGCGTGCATGCACGTGACCACCGAGACGGCCAACCTCATGCGGGCGCTCGTCGCCTCCGGCGCGCAGGTGACGCTGTGCGCGAGCAACCCGCTGTCCACCCAGGACGACACGGCCGCCTCGCTCGTGCGCGACTTCGGCGTGGACGTGTTTGCCGTCGCCGGCGAGGACGCCGACACCTACAACCGCCACATCGAGGCCGTCATCGCCACGAACCCGCAGATCATCATGGACGACGGCGCCGATTTGGACACCGCGTTGCACACGACGCACCGCGACAAGCTGGAAAACGTGGTCGGCGGAACCGAGGAGACCACCACCGGCGTGGTGCGCCTGGCCGCGATGGCCGCCGAGGGCGCGCTCGCCTACCCCGTGTTCAACATCAACGACGCCAACACCAAGCACTGCTTCGACAACCACTACGGCACCGGCCAGTCCACGCTCGACGGCATCGTGCGCGCCACGAACCGCCTTCTGTGCGGGCGCACCATCGTCATCTCGGGCTACGGCTACTGCGGCAGCGGCCTGGCCCTGCGCGCCCGCGGCATGGGCATGCGCGTGATCGTGTGCGAGGTGGACCCCTTGAAGGCGCTCGAGGCGCACATGGAGGGCTACGAGGTGATGCCCGCGGCCGAGGCGGCGCGCTTCGCCGACGTGTGGGTGACCGTCACCGGCAACTGCAAGGTGGTGGACGCGCCGGCGTTTGAGAACATGAAGGACGGCGCCATCGTGTGCAACTCCGGTCACTTCGACTCCGAGATCAACCTCGTGTGGCTCGAGGAGCACGCCGTGAAGAAGCAGGAGCTCAAGCCGCTCGTCGAGGAGTACACGCTGCCGGACGGCCGCACGGTGATCGTGCTCGCGCAGGGGCGCCTCGTGAACCTCTCGTGCGCCGAGGGGCACCCGGCGTCTGTCATGGACATGAGCTTCGCGAACCAGGCGCTGGCCGCCGAGTACCTGTACCTGCACGCCGGCGAGCTGGAGAACAAGGTGTACGACGTGCCGGCAGAGATCGACGACGGCGTGGCCCGCGTGAAGCTGGAGACGCTCGACATACGGATCGACACGCTCACCGAGGAGCAGATCAAGTACATGAACTCCTGGAACTTCGCCGAGGTGTAG
- a CDS encoding pentapeptide repeat-containing protein has product MPQPSSAPQLANPSIPAELVEVESLKGWIERACGGDPRVAHVRIAGDAAERADFALLELSESRVEGCSFVGCDFERALFTDVSFSGCDFSNSSFAEANFTRCTFSSCKFTGADFTEAVLSRDEARDSTFAYASLAKARLTDVRMAATDFSGADLAELRQKRTAFDDVRFLGTSFFRATLAGIDFSTCQLEGIVLSDAMGELRGCAMDLFQAAGIARRLGVTVKD; this is encoded by the coding sequence ATGCCCCAGCCGTCGAGCGCGCCCCAGCTCGCTAACCCTTCCATTCCCGCCGAGCTCGTCGAGGTCGAAAGCCTCAAGGGTTGGATCGAGCGCGCCTGCGGGGGAGACCCGCGCGTCGCGCACGTGCGCATCGCGGGCGACGCGGCCGAGCGGGCCGACTTCGCGCTGCTCGAGCTGTCCGAGTCGCGGGTGGAGGGCTGCTCGTTTGTGGGCTGCGACTTCGAGCGCGCGCTGTTCACGGATGTGTCGTTCTCGGGCTGCGACTTCTCGAACAGCTCGTTTGCGGAGGCCAACTTCACGCGCTGCACGTTCTCGTCGTGCAAGTTCACCGGCGCGGACTTCACGGAGGCCGTGCTCAGCCGCGACGAGGCGCGCGACTCCACGTTCGCCTACGCCTCGCTGGCGAAGGCGCGCCTCACCGACGTGCGCATGGCGGCGACGGACTTCTCCGGGGCCGACCTGGCCGAGCTGCGCCAGAAGCGCACGGCCTTCGACGACGTGCGCTTCCTGGGCACGAGCTTCTTCCGCGCGACGCTCGCCGGCATCGACTTCTCAACGTGCCAGCTGGAGGGCATCGTGCTCTCCGACGCCATGGGCGAGCTGCGCGGCTGCGCGATGGACCTTTTCCAAGCCGCCGGCATCGCCCGCCGCCTCGGCGTGACCGTCAAAGACTGA
- a CDS encoding outer dense fiber protein 1 — protein sequence MVRGIAGRRKRYVEVEATFLEDGRIVPRAVLWRDGRRFPVRAVLGVRMCASLKVGGEGVRYDVLVGHAHTFLFHEGPRWFVEEIVPEGLAGARVG from the coding sequence ATGGTGCGGGGGATCGCGGGGAGGAGGAAGCGCTACGTGGAGGTGGAGGCGACGTTTCTGGAGGACGGGCGCATCGTGCCGCGCGCGGTGCTGTGGCGCGACGGGCGGCGGTTCCCGGTGCGCGCCGTGCTCGGGGTGCGCATGTGCGCGTCGCTCAAGGTGGGCGGCGAGGGCGTGCGCTACGACGTGCTCGTGGGGCACGCGCACACGTTCCTGTTCCACGAGGGCCCGCGCTGGTTCGTGGAGGAGATCGTGCCCGAAGGGCTTGCCGGTGCGCGGGTCGGGTAG
- a CDS encoding DNA polymerase IV, whose protein sequence is MAAGELREHETFGGCVIGSPEGVDHGRVILHSDMNAFYASVEQAERPELRGVPLVVGGREETRHGIVLAKSAEAKAAGVKTGEALWEARAKCPGLVTVPPRYDVYQRYSALARRIYYQYTDLVEPFGLDECWLDLTGSLPLLGGDALRTAAEISGRVKAELGCTVSIGVSWNKIFAKFGSDVRKPDAVTAVTPENYRELVWRAPVGELLYVGRATRAKLHSSGIDTIGELACASPELLRRRLGKVGLVLRAFARGEDATPVKAYDPARNEVDRTVKSFGNGLTCSHDIVSPGDAKALIYLLAESVAQRLREARFRASTVSVGVRDARDLSSYGRQTTLHRATNTTGTIARTAWELLAANEPLDEGHPLRGLHVRASSLEPMDAPQQLELPFDARRRMLEDLDETIDELRRRFGNACVRRGAELVDESLTDLDIKRDNVVHPVGYF, encoded by the coding sequence ATGGCTGCGGGGGAACTGCGGGAGCACGAGACGTTCGGGGGCTGCGTGATCGGTTCGCCGGAGGGGGTCGACCACGGCCGCGTGATCCTCCATTCGGACATGAACGCGTTCTACGCGAGCGTCGAGCAGGCCGAGCGCCCCGAGCTGCGGGGCGTGCCGCTCGTGGTGGGCGGGCGCGAGGAGACGCGCCACGGCATCGTGCTGGCCAAGAGCGCCGAGGCCAAGGCCGCCGGCGTGAAGACGGGCGAGGCGCTGTGGGAGGCCCGCGCGAAGTGCCCCGGCCTGGTGACGGTGCCGCCGCGCTACGACGTGTACCAGCGCTACTCCGCCCTGGCGCGGCGCATCTACTACCAGTACACCGACCTCGTGGAGCCGTTCGGCCTCGACGAGTGCTGGCTCGACCTCACCGGCTCGCTGCCGCTTCTGGGCGGCGACGCGCTGCGCACGGCGGCCGAGATCAGCGGACGCGTCAAGGCGGAGCTGGGCTGCACGGTGTCCATCGGCGTGTCGTGGAACAAGATCTTCGCGAAGTTCGGCAGCGATGTGCGCAAGCCCGACGCCGTCACGGCCGTCACGCCGGAGAACTACCGCGAGCTCGTGTGGCGCGCGCCGGTGGGCGAGCTTCTGTACGTGGGCCGGGCGACCCGCGCCAAGCTGCACTCGTCGGGCATCGATACGATCGGCGAGCTCGCGTGCGCCTCGCCCGAGCTTCTACGTCGCCGCCTGGGGAAGGTGGGCCTCGTGCTGCGCGCGTTCGCCCGCGGGGAGGACGCGACGCCCGTGAAGGCCTACGACCCGGCGAGGAACGAGGTCGACCGCACGGTGAAAAGCTTCGGTAACGGTTTGACCTGCTCGCACGACATCGTGAGCCCCGGCGACGCGAAGGCGCTCATCTACCTTCTGGCGGAGTCGGTGGCGCAGCGGCTGCGCGAGGCGCGCTTCCGGGCGTCCACCGTGTCGGTGGGCGTGCGCGACGCCCGCGACCTTTCGAGCTACGGTCGCCAGACGACGCTTCACCGCGCGACGAACACGACCGGGACGATCGCGCGCACGGCCTGGGAGCTGCTCGCGGCGAACGAGCCGCTCGACGAGGGCCATCCGCTGCGCGGGCTGCACGTGCGCGCGTCGAGCCTCGAGCCCATGGACGCGCCCCAGCAGCTCGAGCTGCCCTTCGACGCGCGCCGGCGCATGCTGGAGGACCTGGACGAGACGATCGACGAGCTGCGCCGCCGCTTCGGCAACGCCTGCGTCCGCCGCGGCGCCGAGCTCGTGGACGAGAGCCTGACAGACCTCGACATCAAGCGCGACAACGTCGTGCACCCGGTAGGCTATTTCTAG